AGATTCTTCGGGCTTTGCCCTCAGAATGACAAGAAGGGCGAGATCCTTCGGCCAAAAAGCCGGCCTCAGGATGACACCCTTTCTGTCATCCTGAGCGAAGCGATCGCGCAGCATCCCGAGCATAGCGAGGGAAGGATCTCGGGGTTGCGTCGAAGACGGGAACATAACCCTCCATCCCTGCCAGTTGTCATCCTGAGGGCGGCTCCACGCCCGAAGGATCTCAGTCTTGGTCTTTCGTCCCTTAGGGGCAAGGATGAGATCCTTCGTCCCTTAGAGGCAAGGGCGAGGTCCTTCGGCCCTTAGAGGCAAGGGCGAGGTCCTTCGGCCAAAAAGCCGGCCTCAGGATGACACCCTTTCTGTCATCCTGAGCGAAGCGATCGCGCAGCATCCCGAGCATAGCGAGGGAAGGATCTCGGGGTTGCGTCGAAGACGGGAACATAACCCTCCATCCCTGCCAGTTGTCATCCTGAGGGCGGCTCCACGCCCGAAGGATCTCAGTCTTGGTCTTTCGTCCCTTAGGGGCAAGGATGAGATCCTTCGTCCCTTAGAGGCAAGGGCGAGGTCCTTCGGCCAAAAAGCCGGCCTCAGGACGACAAACTGCTCTTGTCATCCTGAGGAGCCCAGCGACGATCGCGAAGCATCCCGAGCACGGCGAGGGAAGGATCTCAGGGTTGATCCCTTGTCCCTCAAGACCGAGATTCTTCGGGCTTCGCCCTCAGAATGACAAGAAGGGCGAGATCCTTCGGCCAAAAAGCCGGCCTCAGGATGACACCCTTTCTGTCGTCCTGAGCGAAGCGATCGCGAAGCATCCCGAGCATAGCGAGGGAAGGATCTCGGGGTTGGACTCCTTCGTCTCTTAAGGACGAGATCCTTCGGCCAAAAAGCCGGCCTCAGGACGACAAACTGCTTTTGTCATCCTGAGGGCGGCTCCACGCCCGAAGGATCTCAGGGTTGATCCCTTGTCCCTCAAGACCGAGATTCTTCGGGCTTCGCCCTCAGAATGACAAGAAGACCGAGATCCTTCGGCCAAAAAGCCGGCCTCAGGATGGCAGGCAAGGCCATCCCCGCTGGGGATGATGGATCGCACCGTTGTCATTGATTCTTTGCCCTACTGCGACTTCCCCCTGCAGAGAATGGGCAACTCGTCTACGACCAGGCCGTCCTCCACGAGATACATCCGGTCGTAGAGGTTGCAGGTGGGGCAGATGTGGTTGGGGATGATCTCCACCCGGTCTCCCAGGGAGATCCGCTTGTTCGCTTCTCGGCCGTAGACAAGCCCGTGCTCGTCATAGAGCTTGCCGATCCTCAGACCGTCAAAGCCCTTCAGCAGTCCGTAGCCTGGAGTGCCGCAGATCCCCCCTTCCCTGGTGAAGGCCGTCAGCGCCTTGACCCCCGCATCCAGGACCACCCGGTCCGCCGTGGGTTTGCTCACCACCGTGGCCAGCACAGTGGCGGCGCAGGTGTCGTAACTCCCCACCGCCGCGCCCTGGGCGGCGTCCATCAGAACGTAAGTTCCGGGACGGATCTCCGTCACGCCGGGGAGTATCTCCCCGCCGACCAGAAGGGACGGCGTGGAGCCGATGCTCACCGTGCCTACCGGTATGCCTGCCGCCCGGATCATCTCCGCGGCCCCGAGGGTATCCTCCTGGGCCTTCCGGAAAAAGGCGGCGCACTGTTCCCGGTCTTTGGCGCCGTAGGTGTGCCCCTCGTGGGAAAAAATGCCCTTCAGCCGCACGTTCGGCGTGTCGGCAATGAATTTTGCAAGCACCACCAGCTCCGGTCCGGGGAGCATGCCCGACCTCACCTCTCCCGTTTCCACCTCGATCAGAACGTCCGCCGGTTCCGCTGCGCCCTTGAAGAACCGGGAGAGGCCCGTCACTTGCTCCCGGTTGTCCACCCCAACGCTGAGCCGCACTTTTGCGGCCAGGTTCCGGAGCCGGGCGAACTTCAGCTCGCCGTAGATCTCGTTGGCGATGAAGATGTCATCCATGCCGTTCGCGGCCATGACCTCCGCCTCGCCTACCTTGGCCACGGTGATTCCCTTTGCTCCGGCCTGCACCTGCATGGCCGCGATCGCCGGGGTCCTGTGGGTCTTCGTATGGGGTCTCAGGGCGATGCCCGCCCTGTCCGCCCTGTTTTGCATGTCCTTTATGTTGCGCAGCAAAACGGGCCTGTCCACAAGGAGGGCAGGGGTATCCACGGCGCTGTACGGGTCCTTCATGATCATTTCTCCTCCGTTCTTCCGGAGGCCGTCGCCGCAATGGCGTCGATCTCCACCAGGAAGCCGTAGTGCAGGTCCCGCGTCGGCACCACCGTCCGCGCGGGCTTGTGGTCGCCGAAGAATTCGGCGTACACCGTGTTCACCCTGCCCCAGAGCGAAATGTCCGACACGTAGACGGTCACCCGCAGCACCCTGTCCCTGCCGCTCCCCGATGCCTTCAGGACGGCCTCCAGGTTCAGGAGGGCCCTCTTCGTCTGTTCCTCCACCGTGCCGAGGCATTTCTCTCCCGTCCCCGGGACGATGGGAAGCTGTCCCGCCACGTACACAACGCCCTGGTGCTCTACAGCCTGGGAATAATGGCCCCCCGGCCGAGGAGCGTCCTCCGTCGAAATGAACCGCATTATTTTCCGGCACCTCCGTTCATAATCGTGCACTCTGCCTGTTCCGCCCCGGAACCTTCCGGTGCCTGTCCGCACCCTTCGTCCCGTCGTAAATCCAGCTTCCGAATTTCCTCGTCGATGTAGTCGGCCAGGATGCTGTTGTGGAAGGCCATGGCCTTTACCGCCGCTTTCACGCTGCCGCTCTCCATGGTCCTGATGATCTCCATGTGGTGGTTGTACCGCTCCCTTGCGGGGAAGGGGGTGGTGGACAGTCTGCGGAACGTCTTTTTCCACTGGACCTCCACTCTCTTGTGCATCTCCCAGATCACGGGATTGTCGAGCAGGGAGGTGATGGCCAGCTCGAAATTCATGTTGGGCAGTTCGAACCGGGATCCTTCCTCGGCACGGCCTTTTTCCGCCGCCTCGAGCTGTTCGTCCTCCATCCGCCGGAGGGAAAGGATCTGCGATTCCGTCAGATGGGGGACCACCTCGGCCACCACACGTTCCTCGATCATCCTCCGGGCCTGGATGAGCTGCCTCAGAAAGACGAAGTGATCCCTCTGGGCGGAGTTGTATTCCGCCACCGGCACGGCGGCGGTGGAAAGAAGGAACGCTCCCCCTCCGTGGCGGATTTTCAGCAGGCCGTTGCTCTCCAGAATCTTCAGGGCCTCCCGAACGGAACTCCGGCTCACCTTCATGGCGTCCGCCAGGGTCCGCTCCGAGGGAATCCGGTCCCCCACCTGCAGATTGTTGTCCCTGATGTACCTGGTGACGTTTTCGATGATCGCATCCCTGACGATGACCTTCTTGATCTGCTGGAGCGCCATGGTTCTCCATCCCCCTTGCATCCGCCTGATAATATGCTATACTTTTCAAAAGTTTTAACTGGTAGGACCACTTACCATTTCAACCCCATTATAGCACCTCGCCGAATCTTACATCATGATTCACCCGGTCGAAGGCCCGGAAAATCATTCCGGAGAAACGGCGGACACAGTCATCCCCCCGCGGGGAAAGGCTTTTGGAACCGGATTTTACGACATGAGGAGAGATAACGGAATGCATGCTCTGGAAAAAATCCTCGCCCGGGCTTCCGGGAAGACGCAGGTATCGGCAGGGGAAATCGTCCTTGCGGACGTGGACCTGGCAGAGGTCAACGACCTCTATCTCCAGGTGATCAAATCCTTCCGCGAACTGGGAGGAGAAAAGGTCCGCCACCCCGGAAAGACCTCCTTCGTCTTCGATCACTATTCACCAGCACCCACCATCAAGGCAGCGGACAATCACAAAAAAATGAGGGAATTCTGCGCGGAGCAGGGCATTCAGCACCTCTTCGACATCGGCGAGGGGGTCTGCCATCAGGTACTGACCGAGAGCGGCATGGTCGGCCCCGGCGCCCTCGTCGTGGAGACCGATTCCCATAC
The sequence above is drawn from the Aminivibrio sp. genome and encodes:
- a CDS encoding RidA family protein; its protein translation is MRFISTEDAPRPGGHYSQAVEHQGVVYVAGQLPIVPGTGEKCLGTVEEQTKRALLNLEAVLKASGSGRDRVLRVTVYVSDISLWGRVNTVYAEFFGDHKPARTVVPTRDLHYGFLVEIDAIAATASGRTEEK
- a CDS encoding GntR family transcriptional regulator — encoded protein: MALQQIKKVIVRDAIIENVTRYIRDNNLQVGDRIPSERTLADAMKVSRSSVREALKILESNGLLKIRHGGGAFLLSTAAVPVAEYNSAQRDHFVFLRQLIQARRMIEERVVAEVVPHLTESQILSLRRMEDEQLEAAEKGRAEEGSRFELPNMNFELAITSLLDNPVIWEMHKRVEVQWKKTFRRLSTTPFPARERYNHHMEIIRTMESGSVKAAVKAMAFHNSILADYIDEEIRKLDLRRDEGCGQAPEGSGAEQAECTIMNGGAGK
- a CDS encoding alanine racemase, which translates into the protein MKDPYSAVDTPALLVDRPVLLRNIKDMQNRADRAGIALRPHTKTHRTPAIAAMQVQAGAKGITVAKVGEAEVMAANGMDDIFIANEIYGELKFARLRNLAAKVRLSVGVDNREQVTGLSRFFKGAAEPADVLIEVETGEVRSGMLPGPELVVLAKFIADTPNVRLKGIFSHEGHTYGAKDREQCAAFFRKAQEDTLGAAEMIRAAGIPVGTVSIGSTPSLLVGGEILPGVTEIRPGTYVLMDAAQGAAVGSYDTCAATVLATVVSKPTADRVVLDAGVKALTAFTREGGICGTPGYGLLKGFDGLRIGKLYDEHGLVYGREANKRISLGDRVEIIPNHICPTCNLYDRMYLVEDGLVVDELPILCRGKSQ